A single Nisaea sp. DNA region contains:
- a CDS encoding aspartate aminotransferase family protein has protein sequence MSTTQFENDLSDVVASDKAHVWHHLVQHKMFETVDPKIIVEGKGMRVWDITGKEYLDAVSGAVWTVNVGYGRDTIADAVRDQLVKMNYFAGALGSVPGARFSERLISKMPGMTRVYYSNSGSEANEKAFKMVRQISAQHHGGKKSKILYRERDYHGTTITALSAAGQPQRQAHYGPFTPGFVEVPHCLEYRNQYDTVENYGERAADAIEEVILREGPDTIGGLCLETITAGGGVITPPKGYWERVQEICTKYGILLILDEVVCGVGRTGEWFGYQHYGIKPDIVTMAKGVASGYAAISCTVTTEAVFDQFKADAADPMSYFRDISTFGGCTSGPAAALENMRIIEDENLLENTTAMGARLEQNLLALMDKHPVIGDVRGKGLFWGAELVADRETKEPVDEIKGQAVVGHCNAEGVLIGVTNRSLPGFNNTLCLSPALIATKSDIDQITGAIDNALTAVFGSGK, from the coding sequence ATGAGCACCACGCAATTTGAAAACGACCTTTCCGATGTCGTCGCCTCCGACAAGGCGCATGTCTGGCATCACCTGGTGCAGCACAAGATGTTCGAAACGGTGGATCCGAAGATCATCGTCGAAGGCAAGGGGATGCGCGTCTGGGATATCACTGGCAAGGAATATCTCGATGCGGTGTCCGGCGCCGTCTGGACGGTGAATGTCGGCTATGGCCGTGACACAATCGCCGACGCGGTGCGCGATCAACTCGTGAAGATGAACTATTTCGCCGGCGCTCTCGGTTCCGTTCCGGGCGCCCGTTTCTCTGAGCGCCTGATTTCCAAGATGCCGGGCATGACCCGGGTCTATTATTCGAACTCCGGCTCGGAAGCGAACGAGAAGGCCTTCAAGATGGTGCGCCAGATCTCCGCGCAGCACCATGGCGGCAAGAAGTCCAAGATCCTCTATCGGGAGCGGGACTATCACGGCACCACCATCACCGCTCTTTCGGCTGCCGGTCAGCCGCAGCGCCAGGCCCATTACGGCCCGTTCACGCCGGGCTTCGTGGAGGTGCCGCATTGCCTCGAATACCGTAACCAGTACGACACGGTCGAGAATTACGGCGAGCGCGCAGCCGATGCGATCGAGGAAGTCATCCTGCGCGAGGGTCCGGACACGATCGGAGGCCTCTGCCTTGAGACCATCACCGCAGGCGGCGGTGTCATCACCCCACCGAAGGGATACTGGGAGCGGGTCCAGGAAATCTGCACCAAGTACGGCATCCTGCTGATCCTCGACGAAGTGGTCTGCGGCGTCGGCCGGACCGGCGAATGGTTCGGCTACCAGCATTACGGTATCAAGCCGGATATCGTTACCATGGCAAAGGGTGTTGCCTCAGGCTATGCGGCGATCTCCTGCACCGTGACCACGGAAGCTGTCTTTGATCAGTTCAAGGCAGATGCCGCCGATCCGATGAGCTATTTCCGCGATATCTCGACCTTTGGCGGCTGCACCTCCGGCCCGGCTGCGGCGCTCGAGAACATGCGGATCATCGAGGACGAGAATCTGCTCGAGAACACGACCGCTATGGGCGCGCGTCTAGAGCAGAACCTTCTCGCGTTGATGGACAAGCATCCGGTGATCGGCGATGTGCGCGGCAAGGGCCTTTTCTGGGGCGCCGAACTGGTCGCTGACCGGGAGACCAAGGAGCCGGTGGACGAGATCAAGGGCCAAGCCGTGGTCGGTCACTGCAATGCCGAGGGCGTGCTCATCGGCGTCACCAACCGGTCGCTGCCGGGTTTCAACAACACGCTCTGCCTGTCCCCGGCACTGATTGCCACGAAGTCGGACATCGACCAGATCACAGGCGCCATCGACAATGCCCTGACGGCCGTGTTCGGTTCCGGAAAATAA